The DNA sequence TcacaaaaacatattttttttttcctcaaaattaTAAGTTCAAGATTGAAATAAATGTTGCACTATAGTTTTCAATATGATAGCTTAAAAAATGTCAACATTCTACCCTGGTCGAACAGGAAATAATATTATTACGTGCCAAAATCGGCacatttgaaatataatatttatcatagaaataaataaatatatatattaagtaCCCCATACCCAATCTATTAGACTTAAGTgtgatttgatatgaaggaaaaaaaatactatgCAAGTGTATAATCATTTATAGAAAACTTATTGCCAGAGGTTAACAATTCTTTTTGCTAAAGTACCTTTCTTTTCCAAATTGTTAAAATCAAACAaactataaaaattattttatattcgttctgattttataaaaaattaatgttagAGCATTCTAAAATCGTGTAAACTATATTAAATGTTAATTTTAGTCAGTAAATAGATAGAAATAATAcatgtgtatttttttataCCATGATCAACATTAAGAATTAGtcatttttaaagaattaaatcatagtatttttttataaaaaaaataaatagaagagcattaatttaattttaacatGAGTGAGTGAAATGCAGACATTAATACACACCCACCACTCTCCCCCCACCACTCTCACACGCTGAGTCTCGGATACAAAGATACAGTACTTTCACTATTCAACGTCGGAACTGTGTGGATTTTGTCTGCTAATAAACCAGAGACATAGATAGATTGATCAAGTGAGAGAAAGGGAGATTACTGATTACTCTCTCccacataatatatatttattttgattttgatcagtttgagaaaaaataagtaaataaataaagctAAAGATACACACACAAACACGCACAGCCTTTGCTTCTACCCGTCTCTTTCACTGTTGCTCTTCCTTTTTCATCTCTTTGAACTCCATCTTTTTCCTACAATaatctcttttcttttttcttttcaacaCTCCATATTATTATTTCAGAAAGATTCCTAGCTAGAAACAGTACTTAAGAGTACTCCAACTCATGGCTGAAGGATTTGAGCCTTATCATGTCCCACAGCAAAGCAGAAGAGATAAGCTGAGGGTAAACCCACAAGGGTGCGTAGATAGCCATCTTTTAGCGTGCGCGCCTCTGGTCGTCCCTCTCTACAATCCATCGCTCATCTCAGCGGATTTGATCAGCTGTGCTGCTAACCTGCACCACCGTCAAGGGTTCCATCTTGAGACGAACGGTACCAGCGCCGGACCTAAAGAAGTGGGTATGAATCTGATGGGTTACGTGGGTGGAATGAATATGATCAGTGGGGCAGCAACGGCTACTTCGACTTCTTCACCTTCCACGAATCACATACTTGCGGATCCGCAGCTGTCTGTGCAGATAAACCCTAGCACTATTCAAGATATCAATGGTGGCCCTTTTATCTACCCACACATCAATTATAGACCAGTTCTTGATCAGTCTTTTCATGGAAATGAAGTAGTTGTGTATACCCGTGAGCCCAATAGTAACTGCGCAGCAGCAGCAAGTGGTCAAAGCTTGTCTTTGTCGTTATCTTCGAACCATAATAATAATCTCCCACTGGAGCTGAATCTGCAGAGATTTGACTCTACAATGTTCGGTAACAGCAAGGTGAGTGGAGGCTATTATGTTGCTGGAAATGGCGGTTCTTCTTCAACCCAGTTGTCCAGAAGTTCAGTGCCTTTAGGGCCCTTTACTGGTTATGCTTCGGTGTTGAAAGGATCAAGATTCTTGAAGCCCGCGCATCAATTACTGGAGGAACTTTGTGATGTGGGTAGGGGGATTTTCGAGGGTAAAATTGCAGTTGATTCATCTTTGTTGGAACCGCCATTGGAAAGCCTTAGCGGAAATGGAGTTGATGACGATTCTTCACTGAATTGCAGTGATGGGAGTGAACAAACTAGGAAGAAATCAAGATTACTTTCTATGCTTGATGAGGTATGCATCTTGACAATATTCTtcgtatatatttatatacaagtttatcctttttttacatatacatatattagtTTAAAGCTTAATCTTctgatttaatcatttttttaacattattttCATCTTAAATTTCATCTTCTGTCAGAACTTCTGGTTTTTTCAGGTTTATCTTAGACTCCGTGTCTAAATATAACTCAGACTAGATAGGCTTTTTCGAGGGCCTAAACACCATTGTGTACAGATTAGATAGGCTTTTTCGAGGGCCTAAACACCATTATGTACAAGTATGAATTAGTGGCTGGAATAAGCATTTGGCTTTGACTATTTGTTGCAGAAATTATTGTCTAGGGCTGTAGTAAACTGAAATATATGCAGCACAGATTCCTACATGATAGGAAATGTGTAGGGAAATAATGTATAGTTTGggaaaattatgaatgagggAATCTAATAATGTTAGCAAAGATTAGGACAGCGATGTTCTGAAAATCCAAGAGCATTGGCCCGTGATTTTTGTGTAGGGGAAAAATTAACGTTTATGtgaatatatttatatgatataatgTAATTTAATACCAGatgaatctatatatatatttaaaaaatttgagatgagcaCTTATTGTTGATAATGTTAGCAGGATTGGCTTGCATCTGGCGTAAAGTTATTGAtcgaataattaaattaaaagcgTTTAAgccaatttaataatttaaatcattattaAAACATGTGAAGTATAAGCTGAAGAATGAAGACACGATAATTATACTCAGCTTTGGTGTTATAGTGCcttatcttttaaatttttagaagtGGAGAATATGATTCTGTGTGTTTACCATATTTGTAGTACCGCATTACTTAACATTAAAAAGTTCTTTTTTTCTAAAGTACTGATAGATATCCTCATAGAACATGGTGTATCTTATGATTAACAtactttaataatttttttctggTAAATTCATTAGGTTTATAAAAGGTACAAGCAATATTACCAGCAAATGCAGGCGGTTTTCGCTTCATTTGAATCTGTTGCAGGATTAAGCAGTGCTGCTCCATTTGCAAGTTTGGCTATAAAGGCTATGGCCAAACATTTCAAAAGTTTGAAAAATGCCATAATGGAACAGTTGCATTTCGCGAATAAATCACAAGGCAGAATGAATTATGATAGGGATGAAACTcaaagatttgaaaatatgggaaGAGGGACGTATTGCCAAAGGCCATTTCACAGTCCCGGATTCGTGGATCAACCAGTTTGGCGTCCACAACGCGGGCTTCCTGAGCGAGCTGTCACTGTCCTTCGGGCGTGGCTGTTCGAGCACTTTCTACACCCGTAAGAATCGGTCTTGCTTAAAAATTCACACAACCACATCGATTTTACGGTTTATCATGTTCTCATGTGACGATTTTCTTGTGCATACATAGAGTGTCTCTCTTATACAATGATTGGTTTTTGTTACTTCTGTAGTTATCCAACTGACACGGACAAATTATTGTTGGCAAAACAGACTGGTCTCTCGAGGAATCAGGTACGTGTTCTTTAATTATCCCTTGCTATACACTTTCTATTGATATATACTGTAGATAGTTCTAGCACTTTCCAGCAATTTATCTCGAGTAACGATGTGTATGAAAGCATTGTTACAACTAGAAGATAAGAGTGGGGCTGAAACTCGAACCTGAAAAAATATAGGGGAAAACATAACTATATATCTTTATGGATATTTATGTGATATCTAACAATTTATAAATCTTTATGAAACTTTCAGGGGGAAGAAAGCAATTTCCCAAGTCAATCCCCTCTCGTTCCCCTATTGCGTGAAAAAACTTGCATATTTTCTCTCTTTCCCTTTCCCGATGTCTGAGGTGTCCTTATGATGCGAACTACATATATATTACTGTTTCTCAGGTCTCGAACTGGTTTATCAACGCAAGAGTAAGGCTTTGGAAGCCGATGGTGGAGGAGATACACATGCTCGAAACTCGTCAGGGCCAAAAGGCTTCACAACAGGATGACCATTTGCCAACAAGTTGTTCGATTGAGTGTGATAACACATCCTCCTCAATACAAAGAAATGGGGATTTCTCATTGAAACGCACTCGAAATGACTTCACTGAAGCTGCTCCTACTGGAGTCGAGGGGCCAATTAATTTGCCTTTCAACAAGCTGTCACATAATCCTCACTTGGGCGTCGGTACGAACAATATTGGTGGTAGTGGCGGTGTTTCTCTAACTCTCGGCCTTCATCAGAATGGTATGGGATTATCGGATTCGTACCCGATTACCACGGCTCGACGCTTTGGCCTGGATGCTCATGGTGAGGAATATGTAGTTGGTGGATTCGCAGCACATAGTCGACAAATTGGAGGGCAGCTTTTGCATGATTTTCAAGAATCTGATCATTGAATCCCCCTGCCACAGAAGGTATTCTTAATGCAGTTCACCCTAATTTTGCATTTGAAATTTCTTTAATATACTCCTTTCTGAACTTTTCATGGCTTGAATTCATAGCTGATTAGCACCTGAAAGCTACTTCCACAACGTCTCTCTTCTACTTGTGCGTATTAAAAGGACCATTGTCTATTAGACTCTAATTAATCAGCAGGATTATTGTCTTGGTAGATCCTTTATCGAAGTATTGAAGCAAGCCAATGGTTTCATTAACGTTTTGACGATTTTATATTCGAACATGACATCATCTTTATTTCTTACAGCGACTACAACTGCTATCATACGTTCCAACCGATCACTGATGATGTTTTATGTCTTTCGACATGTGCTGAGATGCTTTTCTTGGACAGACAATATGGTACCACACCAGAAATGTAGCATGGTGGTatgaaaaatgaattaaattataatGTTGTATTATTGTTAAATTTGGACGTGCGAATAAGTTGACTGTTGGTAAATGCTAAAGGATTCgttacttttgttatttttaattttaatagttACGTGATCAtcaatttattgatttttataaatttataataaccCAAAGTAATCTActcattatataataattttcaaattttgactaATTTCCAC is a window from the Primulina huaijiensis isolate GDHJ02 unplaced genomic scaffold, ASM1229523v2 scaffold40231, whole genome shotgun sequence genome containing:
- the LOC140969096 gene encoding BEL1-like homeodomain protein 9, encoding MAEGFEPYHVPQQSRRDKLRVNPQGCVDSHLLACAPLVVPLYNPSLISADLISCAANLHHRQGFHLETNGTSAGPKEVGMNLMGYVGGMNMISGAATATSTSSPSTNHILADPQLSVQINPSTIQDINGGPFIYPHINYRPVLDQSFHGNEVVVYTREPNSNCAAAASGQSLSLSLSSNHNNNLPLELNLQRFDSTMFGNSKVSGGYYVAGNGGSSSTQLSRSSVPLGPFTGYASVLKGSRFLKPAHQLLEELCDVGRGIFEGKIAVDSSLLEPPLESLSGNGVDDDSSLNCSDGSEQTRKKSRLLSMLDEVYKRYKQYYQQMQAVFASFESVAGLSSAAPFASLAIKAMAKHFKSLKNAIMEQLHFANKSQGRMNYDRDETQRFENMGRGTYCQRPFHSPGFVDQPVWRPQRGLPERAVTVLRAWLFEHFLHPYPTDTDKLLLAKQTGLSRNQVSNWFINARVRLWKPMVEEIHMLETRQGQKASQQDDHLPTSCSIECDNTSSSIQRNGDFSLKRTRNDFTEAAPTGVEGPINLPFNKLSHNPHLGVGTNNIGGSGGVSLTLGLHQNGMGLSDSYPITTARRFGLDAHGEEYVVGGFAAHSRQIGGQLLHDFQESDH